One region of Bombus affinis isolate iyBomAffi1 chromosome 3, iyBomAffi1.2, whole genome shotgun sequence genomic DNA includes:
- the LOC126914358 gene encoding 60S ribosomal protein L7, which yields MADTKKETEPAAAKKLPAVPESVLKRKKTREAVRAARLQISIKQRASRYLKRKLIFKNAEKYVKEYRMEERDQIRLARQAKTQGNYYIFNEARLAFVIRIRGVNQVSPKVRKVLQLFRLKQINNGVFVKLNKATINMLRIIEPYITWGYPNLKSVRELIYKRGFAKINRQRIPITSNSIIEKKLGRSGIICIEDLIHEIFMVGPKFKFASNFLWPFKLNTPSGGWRKKTNHYVEGGDFGNREDKINELLRRMI from the exons ATGGCGGATAC GAAGAAGGAAACTGAGCCCGCAGCAGCTAAAAAGCTGCCGGCAGTGCCGGAATCAGTccttaaaagaaagaaaactcgTGAAGCAGTACGAGCTGCACGTCTTCAAATATCGATTAAG caACGCGCGAGTCGATATCTGAAAAGAAAACTAATCTTTAAGAATGCCGAAAAATATGTGAAAGAATATAGAATGGAAGAAAGAGACCAAATCAGATTGGCAAGACAAGCTAAGACTCAAGGCAACTATTATATCTTTAACGAAGCACGTCTGGCATTTGTTATCCGTATTCGGGG tgTGAACCAAGTTTCTCCTAAAGTACGTAAAGTACTTCAGTTGTTCCGCCTGAAACAGATCAATAATGGCGTATTTGTGAAACTGAACAAGGCAACAATTAACATGCTCCGCATCATTGAACCATATATCACATGGGGCTATCCAAATCTAAAATCAGTTAGAGAACTGATCTATAAAAGAGGATTTGCCAAAATAAATAGGCAGCGTATTCCTATTACAAGTAATTCAATCATTGAAAAGAAACTTG GTCGCTCTGGTATTATTTGTATAGAAGATTTAATCCACGAAATATTCATGGTTGGACCAAAATTCAAGTTTGCAAGCAATTTCTTATGGCCATTTAAG CTCAACACACCTAGTGGTGGATGGCGTAAAAAGACTAACCACTACGTTGAAGGTGGCGATTTCGGTAATCGTGAAGACAAAATCAATGAACTCCTCAGGAGAatgatttaa